A stretch of DNA from Gammaproteobacteria bacterium:
AGTACGCTATTTGTTTGAAACAACTGAAGAGACAAAGTTGTTTTTTATTTCCAGCAACAGTGTCAAACAAAGATTTAACTTATCAGGCATTGAAAATAAATTTTCTGCAATGAGGGATGTGCGTGAATTATTAAAAAATCAAGAAGAAGGTCAGGCCAATAAAAGCTTAAGGTTGCTAGAAGAAAAATTAAAAGTTCAATTGCCAGAAAACGCCCCCGATCATTATAGGCCTTGTAGCTGGAATGATGTAAAGAGACTGGAAGGCCAGGGAGTGAGCTTTATTCCTCACACTAAAAACCACTGTATTTTGTCCAATTTAACAGATGAACGTGCAAAAGAAGAGATTCAAGGCTCAATAAAAGAGATAAACAAGCATATTAATGCGCTTCCTCTGTTTGTTTATCCAAATGGTGCGCAAGATGATTATAATCCATATCATTTTCAGGTATTGCGTGAAAATGGAATTGAACTCGCTTTTACAACGGAGAGTGCTTACCTTTCTCTCAACGATCTTAGTCGTGATAACAATGAATCATTGACTTTGCCTCGGTTAGGCATGCCAAGTGATTGTTTTGAGCAAGAAAAAATTATTACTAAAATTGATTACATTGTTGATCGTCATAATTCTGGTAAGATAAAACGTACAATTAACACAGCTTATGGAATTCGACGAAATGCTGCTTTGAAGATGATCGAAAGTCTGACTAGGCGCCGCTATTTAAAACAGTCGAAAGAGTTGGATATTGATAAAATAAGTCGAATCGTTTTTGTGTGTATCGGTAATATTTGCAGAAGCCCTTTTGCTGAGATTATAGCGCTATCAAATAATCTGGATATTCCAGTTATTTCTGCAGGTATAGAAGCATCTGGAGTCGATAAACCTACTCCTACAGCAATAAAAATAGCAAAAGAGTTTGGCTACAGTATGGATCACCTGTGCTCCACAAGGCTTAAAGATATAGAATTTTTGGATACTGACTTGCTTGTTGTGATGGAGCCTGCACATTTGGATAGACTTAGTGAAATAACAAACAAAGCAAACTATCAGACTACTTTGCTAGGTGTCTGGGATGATACTCCTATGCTGTCGATTAGTGATCCATACGGAGGAACTGAGGCGCGATTTAGAGTGATATTTTCTCATATACAGGTGAGTATGGGGAATTTTCTTAAAAAATTACCCGTACATTAATTATAGCTCATAAGTTATTGCTTCATGCGTGCACACCCACTTTGGAGTTCACAGAAAGAAATAAAATTTTGGATATTCAACTCAAAAAAGTATCAATGAATAAATCAGGGGTAATCAGTGTCAGCAATTATTGTTATATTTCATACCCCATCTAATGCTGGGTACGCAATGACACCGTTAGAAAAGGTGTTTTTTCAGGTAGCATGTAGTTTGTATGGCAGTCAAAAGAACGTACACTTTGCATTTAAAGATCTCGATAATGGTATGCCAAAAAGCTTACCTAAAGGATTTTGTAATGTTATTGAAATAGATTCAGAAAATCAGAGTCAAGAAATGTTTTCTCAGGCGAATTCTTACATTAAAAGAAATAATATTTCTTCAGCTTTTGTATTTGATTTGCAGGTGAAATCCTCAATATGTAGCATGTTGAGGCATGCAGGTATAAAAACTATTATATCATATTGGGGGTCGCCGATAAGCAGTCTTAATAGTAAGTATGTGTTGCTTTTAAAGAGAATTGAGGTTGCTTTGACTCAGAATAAACCCGATTTATTTATATTTGAATCTGAGGCAATGAGAGAATTAGCAGTATATGGTAGAGGGATTTTTAAAAAAAATACTTGTGTCATTCCAACAGGTGTAGATACGGATAGATTTCAACCAAACTCGAGTGCAAAAAATTACTTGAATGAAAGCTTTGATATTCCAAAAACTAAAAAAATTGCACTCTATACTGGTCATATGGAAGAAAGAAAAGGTGTTAAGGTTATTATAAATGCTGCGATTAAACTTAAAGAGGTGCATGGCCTTGATAACTGGCATTTTCTTATATGTGGTAACCGCCCTGGTGAAGAAAAACAATATTTAGAAATTTTAGATGGTACTCAGGCGAAAAATAGTGTTACTTTTGCAGGTTACAGAAGTGATATTGATAAAATTTCACCAGGATGTGAAATTGGAATTATTGCCTCTACTGGTTGGGACTCATTTCCGATGTCATCTTTAGAAATGGCCGCGTGTGGGCTACCAATTTTCGTATCAGAATTGCAAGGACTGACAGAAACAATTGATGAAGGAAAAACAGGTCAATCTTTTGAGCCAGGTAATAGTGCCAGGTTAGCAAAAATGATTTTTCATATAGATCAAAATGAACCGCTGCGTAAGCAGTATTCAGAAGCAGCGCGTAAAAGAATACTTGGCTGCTATAGTTTGACTGCGCATAAAAAGAAACTATTGCGTTGTATTTCTAGTGTATTGAAAAAAACAAATAATATGCCCGTGTAGGCTTATTACGAGTAAACTTAAAGAGTATTAATATATGTCAATCAGCATAGTTAAGCAGGTTTTGAATTCCCTGCCAAAAGATGAAGTTATATTTTATAGAGCAAACCCTGGAAATGCAGGGGACTCGTTAATAGCATCGGGCGCTTTTAAGCTATTTAAAGAGAGTGGGTTGAATATCAAAATATTGGATCCATCAAATTTTGATGCTGCTGGTAAAATAGTAATATATGCTGGTGGAGGGAACCTTGTTGGTATATACCCTGAAACTCGTGATTTTTTTTTTCAGCACCATAAGTCTGCCAAACAACTCATTCTCTTACCTCATACTATTGCTAAAAATGAAGATTTACTTAAAGAGCTAGGCAGTAATGTCACTTTATTTGCTAGAGAGAACGTTTCATATGAATACATAAAAACATATGCATCTAAAGCTAATTTTTTTTTGGATCATGATTTAGCACTACAATTAGATCCGGATATAATTTTGAACTCACCAAGAATTAGTTTCCCATCTGCACTGTATTTCAAAATTATTTATAAATTACGTAAAGACCCTAGAGCAACACATATTCCTTCCATTCATAAAATGCTTAATAATACTTTGTTTGAAATTAACTCTTATTTGACTGGAAATAAAGAAAATGCAAATTTCTTTAGAAATGATGTTGAGAGCCTTTCAGGTAATATTCCAGAAAAAAATGCCGATCTTTCAAAAATATATGAGTATGGCACTAAAAATGAATACCTTACTCAATACACCACAAGTAGATTAATGAAATATATCAATCAGTTTGCTAAGGTTCGTACTGACCGCCTTCATGTATGCATTGCAGCAGCGCTGTTGAATAAACAGGTCGAGTTTTATCCCAACTCATATTTTAAATGTCGTGCTGTATATGAATACTCCCTAAAAGATAGATTTAAAAATATTAAATGGATGGGAGAGGTAGGGTAGGTGTTGTGGAAGTTAACGACTATTATTGAAAATTAAATCCAGTAATTTTTTGATTTATGTTTAGGTCAATAGTAAAAAAGAATATACAGTCTGTGGCATCTTTAATTGGGCGACATAGGTGGCCATTTTTAAAAGGCCAGTTATTAATTTTAGGTTACCACCGCATATTGCCTTCGAATCATCCAGAGTATAAAAAAATGCAACCTGGTATGCGGGTAGAGCCTGAAATATTAAAAATGCATATTCAAACGTTAAAAAAATACTTTGAAGTAGTTGATTTGAATGAATGGGTTGAACGAGTAAAAGCAGGTAAACCGGTTCCTAAAAAAGCTTGCTCTTTAACTTTTGATGATGGGTGGGTAGATAATTACGAATATGCTTTTCCTGTTTTAAAAAAAGAAAATGTACCTGCAACAATATTTCTGGTTTCTTCCATGATTGGTACAACACAAAACTTTTGGCCGGAACGGGTCACTGATATCTTGATTCAGTTAAAAGAAAAGCAGTTTTCAGAGGTTGGAGAAGAGCAGCAAAAATGGTTAACAGACTTTGGGTTGACTGAAACAGAAATGAGTCATTTGGATGAAAGTATGATTGATGAGTTTATCAATCAACTTAAAGTATTGCCTGATGAAAAAATATACAAAATACTTGACGGGTTTGATGAAAACCAAAATATAGACTTAGCGGCTACAGTGAATGAACCCACTCATATTCTTAATGCATTACAAATAAAAGAGATGATGAGTTCAGGATTAGTAAGCTTTGCATCACATACTCAGCAGCATTTGCGTTTAACAATGATTGAGTCAGAAAAAAATTTGGAGCATGAAATTGCCCAATCTAAAACAGTGCTAGAAAACATGTTAGAAAATAAAATTACAGGCTTTTGTTATCCTAATGGTGATTTTGATGATCGAAGCGTATCACTTGTAAAAACGACCTATGACTATGCTTGTACTACTAGAAAAGGTTGGAATTCATCTAAATCTGATGCTTTTCTGCTTAATCGAATGTTAGTGCATAACGATGTGTCCAATACCCCTGTTAAATTCGAGTCAAGGATCTCCAACCTATTATGATGGGCTACATACTTCGGGTTTTAGTATCAACCTCCAATTTATTGTTATGGGCTATTTTAACAACACTACAGATTAACAGGCCATTAGAAAAAAGTGAATAATTGGACTTTTCGTGAAAATAGTCTGGATTTCATTCGCTTGTTAGCTGCGCTGCAAGTCGCAGTACTTCATTCTGCTGAATTTATGTTCGCAGAAAAAACAGGTACTTTATTTTTTGAAATTCTAAGGCTTTTCCCCGGTGTTCCAATTTTCTTTTTTATAAGCGGTTACTTGATAAGTAAATCATACGAAGTTTCACCTACACTAAGTGTTTACACTCGAAACCGTACCTTACGTATATTTCCAGCACTAATAGTTGTGGTTTTTATTAATATTTTAATGGTTTGGTCTACAGGATACTTTTCTGAGTCTGGCGCAACCTTTAAAGATATTACTCTACTTTTTTTTGCAAAAATATCTTTTCTTCAGTTTTACAATCCAGATTTTATGAGGGCATTTGGTGATGGAGTACTCAATGGAAGTCTATGGACCATTTGTGTGGAACTCCAATTTTATATTCTAACACCCATACTCTATCTAGTATTTGGCAAAGATCGTCATTTAAAAAATTTAACACTCATTGTTCTTATCATTATTTTTATGGTGCTTAATCGACTTCTTTATAATCTAGCTGACGAGCACTCGAATGAAGTGTGGTGGAAACTATTTAGGGTTAGTTTTTTACCTTGGTTTTATATGTTTTTAACGGGTGTATTTATTCAAAGAAACTTTAAAGTAATTTCAAAATATGTGGCAAAAATACCTTTTTTCCCGCTATTACTACTCTATATATTTATAGCTTATTTTATTTTCAACGCCGGTACAGGTTTTGGAAATTCAATTTCCCCACTTATTTTCTTTTCAGTCGTACTCATTGTTTTTAGAATGGCATATTTTAAACCTTCAATTTTTGGAAAATTTTTAAAAGGCAATGATATCTCATACGGCATATATATTTGGCACATGGTAATTGTGAATCAGTTTCTTTACTATGGTATGCACGATGAGTATTGGCATTTCTTTGTTGCCATTACTTTAACGTTATTGCTTGCCATAACATCATGGTTTCTTATTGAAAATCCTAGCCTCGGATTTAAAAAATTCACAATAAAAAAATGAACGTTAATTCAGCTATCTGGCCAATTATTTGAAGTGAATTGGAAAATTAAAATTAATAAGAGTAGCTGTTTATATGTTGTCAATTAACGGGGTATTTAAAGACTTTAAAGACTTTTATACCGCATGTAAGGCGCAGGACTTTGCATTCTATATGCTCGCTGCGTACCTCGTATTTTCTTACATGCGTCCACATGTAATTTATCCTACTATTGATTTTTTACCTTGGACTCAGCTGAGCATACTCTTTGGGCTGGCTTATGTATCTTTAAAAGGCCAAATTCGATTTCAGTTAGTTCACTTTGTGATGATTCTGTTTTTTTTAGTCATTCTTGCCTCTTCATATCAGTCTTATTATCCTGACCTTTCATTTAAACACCTTGACTCCTATTACATATGGATCATCGAGGTATTGTTTTTTACCAGTTGCGTAAGGTCATTAAAAGAGTATCGCTTGTTAACTCTCTTATTTTTTCTTATTTTGTTTAAAATGTCACTGTTTGGAGCAAAAACTTGGGCAGAGAGAGGTTTTGGGTTTAGAGATTGGGGAATTGCAGGCCCGAGTGGATTTTTTGCAAATTCAGGTGAGTTTTCTCTATTAATGGCTATGCTGGCAGTGATGAGTTTGGCGTTTATTTTAGGACATAAAGAAGTTAAGAAGATTTATTATTTATTGCCTATCACTGCTACAATGACGGTTATGGGCGCAAGCTCTAGGGGTGGACAGTTGGCACTTATTGTTGGTTTACTGATCATAGCAGTTGCCATAGGGAAGCTTCGTATAAAAAATATTTTAATTGTCGCTATAGCTGCGTTTACTATTATTAGTTTGGTGCCCGAAGAACAGAAGACAAGGTTCTCTAGTGCCGGTGAGGATGGTACCTCCGAAAGCAGGCTTGAGTACTGGAGTGCCGGACTAGAAATGATTGATCAAAACAAGCTGCTGGGAGTTGGTTTTAATGGATTTGCGCAATATTTTCATGATAATTATAAAGAAGAACAACCAGATAACTATCTTTCTAGTCGTAAGGAGGTTGCACACAACACATTTATTCAAGTAGGTAGTACGTTAGGGTATCTGGGATTAATATGTTATCTCTGGCTACTATACCTGTGTTATGCGCTTAACAGAGGGACGCGCAAGCTACTCAAACCAAATAATAAAAACCATTGGGCTTATCGATATGCTATCGGATTAGATGCCGCACTTATCACATATTTGGTCGGTTCTTTTTTCATGTCACTGCTTCTTTATCCATATATCTATCTGATGCTCATGATGTCTCTGTCATTAAAAAATTGCATAGAGTCAGAAGTAGCAAGTGGCTCTATGGAAGACATCGATAGCACTCCAGATGATAAGAACTTGAACGACCCTATTATAAAGTAACAAAAATAGTTTGAATGGAAGAATCTCTGTTATTAAAGGTAATAATTAACACGTTATGTATATATTAGAAGTGATCAAAACTCTATTTCGCTTATTGGATAGGGCAACAAAAAAAAAATACATATTGCTACAACTGTTTTTTCTTGTGTCCGCACTGGTTCAAGTTCTTGGAGTGGCGAGTATCGCTCCTTTTATTGGTATCCTCTCAAACCCTGATATTATCCAATCAAATAAAGTTTTGGTTGTGGTGTATGAATATTATAATTTCTCTAGCAATACAGAATTCATTACTGCTTTTGCCATAGCCTCACTGGCACTTATTGTAATATCCAACTTACTTGCAGGAATAACGATGTGGTTGTCATTTCAATTTTCAATACACTTTGGGAATAAATTACAAAATAATTTATTCCACAATTTACTTGGCAGAGATTATATTTATCATAAAGTTAATGATCACTCTGATGCCATTGCATTGATTAATCAGGAAGCACCGCGGTTTGTCTACATGGTGTTGCATCCATTTTTAATTTTAACTAGTCAGTTATTTATAGCTTTCATTGTATTGTTAGGCCTAATAATACTTGATCCATTTATTGCAAGCATGGCAGGGCTGGTTGTTGGAGGTGCATATTTAGTTACCTATATGTTACTTAAACGGTCTCTGTCGTATCATGGGAAAATTGTATCTGAACGTAACACTGGTGTTCAATCTGTGTTGTCAGAAGCATTTGTTGGTATAAAAGAGATCATAATTGGTAGCAAAGAATATACTTACAAGAAAAAATTTGAATATTATAATCGTCGTGGGCTAGTTTCGCAGTCTTCTATAGCTTTGGCGGGTGACTTGCCAAAGCTAATTATCGAAACCATCTCATTTGGAGCAATACTCTTGCTTGCTATTAGTTTGCTGCTATCTAAGTCAGACTCTGCTCAAATCGTATCAATATTAAGCTTATATGGGTTAGCGGGTTATAAATTATTGCCAGCAATGCAACAAGTTTACAAATCTTTGTCTAGCATTAGTGCCAATGGTGCAGTAGTTATGAAGCTTGGTCGTGAGCTTGAGTATCAAGTTAATATCAAGTCAAAGAAAGTGCTAAAATATGATGAAGATCTCAAATCTATTGAGTTGCGTGGAGTATCATTCACATATCCAAATAGTAGTATGGAAGCTTTGAGTTCGATTAATGCGATATTTGAAAAGGGTTGCATTAATGTTCTTGCTGGTTTATCCGGCTCTGGTAAATCAACAGCGGCCGATATTACCCTTGGGTTGTTGGTTCCCAGTATCGGTGAATTTATAGTGAATGGTTCTGTAATGGATCAAAAAAAATTGACAAGTTACCAAAGTATTATTGGTTACGTACCTCAAAATATTTTTCTGACAAATGAAAGTGTGTTGGCGAATGTTGCTTTTGGTATTGAATCATCAACTATTAACAAGGAAAAAGTGATACGTGCTTTAGAGTTAGCGAATGCTTATGAATTTTCCCTGAAATTACCTCAAGGAATTAATACCATATTAGGGCAAGATGGTAAGCTCCTTAGTGGCGGGCAGAGGCAGCGCATTGGTATCGCACGAGCGCTTTACCATGATACAAAAGTATTGGTGCTTGATGAACCAACTAGTGCATTAGATATGCATTCAGAGCATGAATTTATGAAATGTTTACATGAACTGAAGCATGAGTATTTAATTGTTTTGATCTCACATAGCCCTTCTGTAATCAAAATGTCAGATCACATATATGTAATGGATGCCGGTAAATTAAAAGCAAATGGAAGTTATGGTGAGCTTATAGAGAGCTCACCTGATTTTTTTGAAATGATGAATAAAGCATATAGTAGTTTAGGTGAAAATAATAGCAATCAATTATAATGTGATGTATTGAAGGAATAATTTATGATGGTTAAAAGTGTGAAAAAATTTATTTTTCTTGGTTTAATGTTTATACCCACTGCAAGTAATGCATGGGTCATAAATTTTAATTTCGATGAGGGTGAAGAGGGAGTTAAAGTTACAGAATTTTCAGATGCCGCTGGATACACAGTTTATGATAAAAATATTGTCTATAGTGGTAACGGTTCAGCACAATTAAATATTAAAAAAGGTTCTGATGGCTGGGGTGTTTGGGGCGGACGTAAAAAACTTCCTACAGACCTTGGTGAAGGTGATGAAGTTTGGGTGAAAATTCGTACATTTATGCCAGAGAATTTCGACTATACGACTAACTTTACATTGAAATTTTTAAGGTTTCATATAGCAACAGCGGGTGGGGGTCATTTAGGTTATACCGATATTTATATTAACAATGATGGTACATATAGATATCAAAATGAACTGTATACAACTGATAATAGCGTGGCTATTTTTGGTTCTGAAAACCCAGTGAAAAAAGGGGTTTGGGAAACATATGTTTATCATGTAAGATATAGCACAGTTAATCCTTTGGTTCAGCTTTATAAACATATAGGGGAGTCTGGATTTACTGACGATGGAAAGCCTATTGGTGGGAGCTTGAAACTTATATTTGAAGAAAAATCTGATTACACATTAAAAAAACCGACTGATAAAGTGAAGCATTTCTTACTTTTCACATACTGGAATGGGAATTCACCTAAAACGCAGAGTATGTATGTTGATGATCTACAGGTCTCTACAGTTCCTCCTGAGGAGTTAAAGATCCCTGAAACACCTACTAACCTTATAGTTAACTGATCAGAGGGATAGTAAATTTTACTTTGATTATTTCCAGTAATATCATTACTTGAATAGTACTGTTGTCACTGTTTTTTTTTAACTTTATAGGTTCAATATGGGTGCTACATTATCAATAATTATACCTGCGTATAATGAGAGTAAACATATTGAAAATCTCTTGGTATCAATTAGGGAGTGCTTTGAAGGATTTTCTTTAGATTACGAAACAATTGTAGTTAACAATGGTTCAACTGATGCTACAAAAGCAATAGCACTAAAATATCAGTGTACAGTTCTTGATATAGAGCGCAGCAGTATTTCTTATGCCAGAAATTATGGTGTGCTTCATTCATCAGGAAAAGTGATTGCTTTTATAGATGCCGATGTTCGTCTTACAAAGATTTGGGTAAAAGAATGTCTTAAAAAACTAAATACAATTGAGCATGAAAGTATTGTACTAGGTGCCCGTTATATTGTAAGAGAAAATCCATCTTGGATTGAAATAAATTGGTTTAAACCGTTATCGACTAAAATTGTTGATTATATTAATGGTGGCAATTTGGTTTTAAGCCGAGTTATGTTTGAAAAAATTGGGGGTTTTGACCAGACGCTGGAAACCGGCGAAGATTATGAGTTTTCTATGAGAGCGAAGGCGAAAGGTATTAATGTTATTGTAAACAAAAAATTAAAGGCAATACACGATGGTTATCCCTCAACGATCAAAGCATTTTTTAAAAGAGAAGCTTGGCATGGAAAAGGGGATTTTAGTAGCTTTATGGCATTTAAAGCATCAAACGTTGCCAAGATAGCATTGCTCTTTGGTTGTTTGCATATATTTTTATTAATGAGTTTGTTATTTTTATCGAATATTTACGTTATCTTGGTTATATCTCTCATAATTACTCTAACAATTATGATGTCCGCAAGAATTTTTCATAGTTATGGGCTAGGTTTTATCGTTAGGAATATACCTATTTGCTATATATATTTGCTTGGTCGCAGCTATTCATTAGTAGCAGTGCTGTTAACAAGATAAATTTTTATTTAGCAAAATTGTACCTGATTAGAAAGAATCTTCCGCTTCATGATAGAAACCCTTTAAAACTAGGAATTCAAGAAAATAACTGCAAAGCTCTTAACCAAGGCTTAAAGTAAAAATTTACTGAACTCATAGCCTAGACATCCCTTTTAGATGTTTAATCGGAAGTCCATAGTCTAAATTTAAAGCATTTTTAGCATGTGGCGGAAGATTCTTTCTAATCAGGAAATTGTATGAAAGTGTGCTGGTCAAAAAATAGGGTTCATCAGGAGCGACGCTCTTTTCTTCATGGATGATGAGTTGACTTTGACTGCCTTTTAAGGCCAACCAATATACCCCTCTTCGCGAAGCGAATTTGAGCTCAAGTGAGAAGGCTTTCCGTGGGGTTGTTGATTAAAATAGTAGGTAAGAGTATATGCGAATTATATATGCGGACGCTCATGGTTCAGTACTAGGGAAAGATCAACCTAGTCCCA
This window harbors:
- a CDS encoding polysaccharide deacetylase family protein; protein product: MFYTLKKIPVLIANHRPIKPLLQRMGEGVIPIFMLHRIEDKERGIEGTPVEEIELFLKKLKKQGYTPMGMDELCQQIKFPYGVVKNRFIFTMDDGYLDQIEKGVPVFQRNNCPVSVALITDFVSEKSWPWDAKVRYLFETTEETKLFFISSNSVKQRFNLSGIENKFSAMRDVRELLKNQEEGQANKSLRLLEEKLKVQLPENAPDHYRPCSWNDVKRLEGQGVSFIPHTKNHCILSNLTDERAKEEIQGSIKEINKHINALPLFVYPNGAQDDYNPYHFQVLRENGIELAFTTESAYLSLNDLSRDNNESLTLPRLGMPSDCFEQEKIITKIDYIVDRHNSGKIKRTINTAYGIRRNAALKMIESLTRRRYLKQSKELDIDKISRIVFVCIGNICRSPFAEIIALSNNLDIPVISAGIEASGVDKPTPTAIKIAKEFGYSMDHLCSTRLKDIEFLDTDLLVVMEPAHLDRLSEITNKANYQTTLLGVWDDTPMLSISDPYGGTEARFRVIFSHIQVSMGNFLKKLPVH
- a CDS encoding glycosyltransferase family 4 protein, producing the protein MSAIIVIFHTPSNAGYAMTPLEKVFFQVACSLYGSQKNVHFAFKDLDNGMPKSLPKGFCNVIEIDSENQSQEMFSQANSYIKRNNISSAFVFDLQVKSSICSMLRHAGIKTIISYWGSPISSLNSKYVLLLKRIEVALTQNKPDLFIFESEAMRELAVYGRGIFKKNTCVIPTGVDTDRFQPNSSAKNYLNESFDIPKTKKIALYTGHMEERKGVKVIINAAIKLKEVHGLDNWHFLICGNRPGEEKQYLEILDGTQAKNSVTFAGYRSDIDKISPGCEIGIIASTGWDSFPMSSLEMAACGLPIFVSELQGLTETIDEGKTGQSFEPGNSARLAKMIFHIDQNEPLRKQYSEAARKRILGCYSLTAHKKKLLRCISSVLKKTNNMPV
- a CDS encoding polysaccharide pyruvyl transferase family protein: MSISIVKQVLNSLPKDEVIFYRANPGNAGDSLIASGAFKLFKESGLNIKILDPSNFDAAGKIVIYAGGGNLVGIYPETRDFFFQHHKSAKQLILLPHTIAKNEDLLKELGSNVTLFARENVSYEYIKTYASKANFFLDHDLALQLDPDIILNSPRISFPSALYFKIIYKLRKDPRATHIPSIHKMLNNTLFEINSYLTGNKENANFFRNDVESLSGNIPEKNADLSKIYEYGTKNEYLTQYTTSRLMKYINQFAKVRTDRLHVCIAAALLNKQVEFYPNSYFKCRAVYEYSLKDRFKNIKWMGEVG
- a CDS encoding polysaccharide deacetylase family protein, coding for MASLIGRHRWPFLKGQLLILGYHRILPSNHPEYKKMQPGMRVEPEILKMHIQTLKKYFEVVDLNEWVERVKAGKPVPKKACSLTFDDGWVDNYEYAFPVLKKENVPATIFLVSSMIGTTQNFWPERVTDILIQLKEKQFSEVGEEQQKWLTDFGLTETEMSHLDESMIDEFINQLKVLPDEKIYKILDGFDENQNIDLAATVNEPTHILNALQIKEMMSSGLVSFASHTQQHLRLTMIESEKNLEHEIAQSKTVLENMLENKITGFCYPNGDFDDRSVSLVKTTYDYACTTRKGWNSSKSDAFLLNRMLVHNDVSNTPVKFESRISNLL
- a CDS encoding acyltransferase; translation: MNNWTFRENSLDFIRLLAALQVAVLHSAEFMFAEKTGTLFFEILRLFPGVPIFFFISGYLISKSYEVSPTLSVYTRNRTLRIFPALIVVVFINILMVWSTGYFSESGATFKDITLLFFAKISFLQFYNPDFMRAFGDGVLNGSLWTICVELQFYILTPILYLVFGKDRHLKNLTLIVLIIIFMVLNRLLYNLADEHSNEVWWKLFRVSFLPWFYMFLTGVFIQRNFKVISKYVAKIPFFPLLLLYIFIAYFIFNAGTGFGNSISPLIFFSVVLIVFRMAYFKPSIFGKFLKGNDISYGIYIWHMVIVNQFLYYGMHDEYWHFFVAITLTLLLAITSWFLIENPSLGFKKFTIKK
- a CDS encoding O-antigen ligase family protein gives rise to the protein MLSINGVFKDFKDFYTACKAQDFAFYMLAAYLVFSYMRPHVIYPTIDFLPWTQLSILFGLAYVSLKGQIRFQLVHFVMILFFLVILASSYQSYYPDLSFKHLDSYYIWIIEVLFFTSCVRSLKEYRLLTLLFFLILFKMSLFGAKTWAERGFGFRDWGIAGPSGFFANSGEFSLLMAMLAVMSLAFILGHKEVKKIYYLLPITATMTVMGASSRGGQLALIVGLLIIAVAIGKLRIKNILIVAIAAFTIISLVPEEQKTRFSSAGEDGTSESRLEYWSAGLEMIDQNKLLGVGFNGFAQYFHDNYKEEQPDNYLSSRKEVAHNTFIQVGSTLGYLGLICYLWLLYLCYALNRGTRKLLKPNNKNHWAYRYAIGLDAALITYLVGSFFMSLLLYPYIYLMLMMSLSLKNCIESEVASGSMEDIDSTPDDKNLNDPIIK
- a CDS encoding ABC transporter ATP-binding protein/permease codes for the protein MYILEVIKTLFRLLDRATKKKYILLQLFFLVSALVQVLGVASIAPFIGILSNPDIIQSNKVLVVVYEYYNFSSNTEFITAFAIASLALIVISNLLAGITMWLSFQFSIHFGNKLQNNLFHNLLGRDYIYHKVNDHSDAIALINQEAPRFVYMVLHPFLILTSQLFIAFIVLLGLIILDPFIASMAGLVVGGAYLVTYMLLKRSLSYHGKIVSERNTGVQSVLSEAFVGIKEIIIGSKEYTYKKKFEYYNRRGLVSQSSIALAGDLPKLIIETISFGAILLLAISLLLSKSDSAQIVSILSLYGLAGYKLLPAMQQVYKSLSSISANGAVVMKLGRELEYQVNIKSKKVLKYDEDLKSIELRGVSFTYPNSSMEALSSINAIFEKGCINVLAGLSGSGKSTAADITLGLLVPSIGEFIVNGSVMDQKKLTSYQSIIGYVPQNIFLTNESVLANVAFGIESSTINKEKVIRALELANAYEFSLKLPQGINTILGQDGKLLSGGQRQRIGIARALYHDTKVLVLDEPTSALDMHSEHEFMKCLHELKHEYLIVLISHSPSVIKMSDHIYVMDAGKLKANGSYGELIESSPDFFEMMNKAYSSLGENNSNQL
- a CDS encoding polysaccharide lyase — its product is MMVKSVKKFIFLGLMFIPTASNAWVINFNFDEGEEGVKVTEFSDAAGYTVYDKNIVYSGNGSAQLNIKKGSDGWGVWGGRKKLPTDLGEGDEVWVKIRTFMPENFDYTTNFTLKFLRFHIATAGGGHLGYTDIYINNDGTYRYQNELYTTDNSVAIFGSENPVKKGVWETYVYHVRYSTVNPLVQLYKHIGESGFTDDGKPIGGSLKLIFEEKSDYTLKKPTDKVKHFLLFTYWNGNSPKTQSMYVDDLQVSTVPPEELKIPETPTNLIVN
- a CDS encoding glycosyltransferase, with product MGATLSIIIPAYNESKHIENLLVSIRECFEGFSLDYETIVVNNGSTDATKAIALKYQCTVLDIERSSISYARNYGVLHSSGKVIAFIDADVRLTKIWVKECLKKLNTIEHESIVLGARYIVRENPSWIEINWFKPLSTKIVDYINGGNLVLSRVMFEKIGGFDQTLETGEDYEFSMRAKAKGINVIVNKKLKAIHDGYPSTIKAFFKREAWHGKGDFSSFMAFKASNVAKIALLFGCLHIFLLMSLLFLSNIYVILVISLIITLTIMMSARIFHSYGLGFIVRNIPICYIYLLGRSYSLVAVLLTR